In one window of Haloarcula halophila DNA:
- a CDS encoding CPBP family intramembrane glutamic endopeptidase, producing the protein MAQPDTDTNFERTDSRSGDANQRANRGGITGHVVSVLWNRTEGRPRALWRILGAVVAGFVGVRVVPALALAGTELPPSVTGAAINLIAALAALVTAVGFAKYVDRRPLTDYGLTFGPSWLKDFGAGSAIALAGMAVALPVSLIAGWATVSELFSGGTGANALPFAVAFGLFVIQWVLVAFWEELIHRGLILTGAVEGFRNRWLSDRGAVVAGVVASALIFSITHFPNSPAAFGSRLLLGVILGAAYVWADSLALPMGLHFLINFATNNIYGLANVSEAAEVAPMLIRPTFAGPSQFVGVFGLVNTGAWLCVAALTVGYVVLRNGDLRSRLSSAYTQ; encoded by the coding sequence ATGGCCCAACCAGATACCGACACCAACTTCGAACGAACCGACTCCCGGTCGGGTGATGCCAACCAGCGAGCCAATCGCGGTGGAATCACGGGACACGTCGTCTCCGTGTTATGGAACCGAACCGAGGGTCGCCCCCGTGCACTCTGGCGTATTCTTGGCGCAGTGGTCGCCGGATTCGTGGGGGTGCGCGTGGTCCCGGCGCTGGCGCTCGCAGGTACTGAACTCCCGCCGTCGGTGACCGGAGCCGCAATAAATCTTATTGCTGCCCTCGCCGCCCTCGTCACGGCGGTTGGCTTCGCGAAGTATGTAGACCGGCGACCGTTGACCGACTACGGACTCACATTTGGCCCGTCGTGGCTCAAGGACTTCGGCGCTGGTAGTGCCATCGCCCTGGCAGGGATGGCGGTGGCACTCCCCGTGAGTCTGATCGCCGGGTGGGCGACCGTCTCCGAGTTGTTCTCGGGTGGTACCGGAGCGAACGCGCTACCGTTCGCCGTCGCGTTCGGCCTGTTCGTCATCCAGTGGGTGCTGGTGGCTTTCTGGGAGGAGTTGATCCATCGGGGCCTCATTCTGACGGGCGCCGTCGAAGGATTCCGAAATCGGTGGCTGTCCGACCGTGGCGCGGTCGTGGCAGGCGTGGTGGCGTCCGCGCTGATATTCAGTATCACGCACTTCCCAAACTCCCCGGCTGCGTTCGGATCCCGGCTCCTACTGGGGGTTATCCTCGGCGCAGCGTACGTGTGGGCCGATTCACTGGCGCTGCCGATGGGCCTCCACTTCCTGATCAACTTCGCGACGAACAACATCTACGGCCTGGCCAACGTCAGTGAAGCCGCGGAGGTTGCGCCGATGCTGATCCGGCCGACGTTCGCCGGCCCGTCACAGTTCGTCGGGGTGTTCGGGCTGGTCAACACCGGAGCGTGGCTCTGTGTCGCTGCGCTCACTGTCGGATACGTTGTCCTCCGGAACGGCGATCTTAGGTCGCGGCTGTCCTCAGCGTACACGCAGTGA
- a CDS encoding phage integrase SAM-like domain-containing protein, which produces MELAPAAPRADSISLADSFERYLQDKGKGRGGDGGNYRRNAARELKRFGRWAAGDCGRNEWTGIVPDDVDRDPTFEDLDERVFRAYARHLGSDRALKQNTIHTYYHYISAWCGWCTNEGYLEGHYARRASATAPLPDDDGRKPGDQQIWTPQQRHTLTRYVDDRVTDAIETYRTLPEDVDPLDRQRARYTILKAARDRALVFVIAYTAVRVGELLRDPNDPRRRGVQWGEISLDDGNMDVYRKKQQWDIASLPGPVIAPLRNYRTLMDPPTVQWPVFPTFDQRTLATLVRDELGEQGAIDDHRDEYARDFLLALDEDIHPPSITTDGARSILQRLSEAAEVDIEHPKHDYLAPHGGRRGMGEILVRGFGYTVAARYLDSSEKMIRKRYSHIEADELGALATEAINEIDSI; this is translated from the coding sequence ATCGAACTGGCTCCCGCAGCACCACGTGCTGATTCGATATCGCTCGCGGACTCCTTCGAACGCTACCTCCAAGACAAGGGGAAAGGGCGTGGTGGTGACGGCGGGAACTACCGTCGTAATGCAGCCCGCGAACTCAAACGGTTCGGCCGGTGGGCTGCCGGCGACTGCGGTCGGAACGAGTGGACGGGAATCGTCCCCGATGATGTCGACCGTGACCCAACTTTCGAAGATCTCGATGAACGAGTGTTCCGGGCGTACGCCCGGCATCTCGGCAGTGACCGCGCGCTCAAGCAAAACACCATACACACGTATTACCACTATATCTCCGCATGGTGTGGCTGGTGTACGAACGAGGGATATCTTGAGGGGCACTACGCCCGGCGGGCAAGCGCGACGGCACCACTTCCGGATGACGACGGTCGCAAACCCGGCGACCAGCAGATATGGACGCCCCAGCAGCGTCATACACTCACCCGGTACGTCGACGACCGAGTCACCGATGCAATCGAGACGTACAGAACTCTTCCGGAGGATGTCGATCCTCTCGATAGGCAGCGAGCGCGATACACGATTCTGAAGGCGGCTCGTGACCGTGCTCTAGTCTTTGTGATCGCATATACAGCTGTTCGAGTTGGTGAACTCCTTCGTGACCCGAACGATCCACGGCGGCGTGGTGTCCAGTGGGGAGAGATTTCGCTAGACGACGGGAACATGGATGTCTATCGGAAGAAACAGCAGTGGGATATTGCAAGTCTCCCCGGTCCGGTGATCGCGCCCCTCCGGAACTATCGAACGCTGATGGATCCACCGACGGTACAATGGCCAGTATTTCCAACGTTCGATCAGCGGACGCTTGCAACGCTCGTGCGGGACGAACTGGGCGAGCAAGGCGCAATCGATGACCACCGTGATGAGTACGCTCGGGACTTCTTGTTGGCTCTCGACGAGGATATCCACCCGCCGTCGATTACGACAGATGGGGCACGGTCGATTCTCCAGCGGCTCTCAGAGGCAGCGGAGGTCGACATTGAGCATCCGAAACACGATTATCTCGCTCCTCATGGCGGCCGACGGGGAATGGGCGAAATCCTTGTCCGCGGGTTCGGATACACGGTTGCCGCTCGGTATCTCGATAGCTCAGAGAAGATGATTCGTAAGCGCTACTCGCACATTGAGGCCGATGAATTAGGTGCGCTCGCGACCGAAGCAATCAACGAGATCGATTCCATCTGA
- a CDS encoding type B DNA-directed DNA polymerase: MPFTIDFLDDGRVIEWDATADGTVATVRDDYTPRFYVAPRDPDVDLDLTALQSVYENHPDVVATERVSRRSGFRRYEEAVLAVGVTHIGCVTSLARQARQLSDYPIGDLACFNVDFSREFRYCLETRTDPTPASELSTLRLGVPVTETSNDVYGELSVGGDTVAGSPRELVAAVQAALETHDPDILVCSTSEIIPTLYEMATEAGVDDFTLSRWPDVDYQQLASRSTYSSYGRVGHSPARYNVPGRAIIDESNTFFYGETNLDGVLDLVSRSKKPVQELAWTSIGNVLTAIQICEAHNRGVLVPWNSWRHEFYKPMGTLHDADRGGFIFAPEVGLHENVHELDFSSLYPNIICTRNVSPDVIRCDCHSDRNDVPELGYSICDEQGYLVDVLQPIIDARDEIKAAIRRETNRDYPDEDRLAELEGRSGALKWILVACFGYQGFSNAKFGRIECHEAINAFAREILLTAKQRLEAGGWRVVHGIVDSIWVTPDPDVDDKDREDLEALATEITERVEIRLEHEAHYEWVAFVPQRESDAGALTKYFGKVANEDEFKIRGIEARQRSTSPFIEDIQRDCLERFDATRSPDAVLACLQDAIKRLHAGTVPVEQLVERNRVSKPLEGYTQNTQNVAALKRAREQELAVHPGQDIEYVVVNDEKTSRERVALAHEEIESYDASYYETQLVRAVESVLSPMGWNRSKIRRELAETRVPELTAFANTERD, translated from the coding sequence ATGCCGTTCACAATCGATTTCCTCGACGACGGTCGCGTCATAGAATGGGACGCAACAGCCGACGGTACTGTCGCAACCGTGCGCGATGACTACACCCCACGCTTCTATGTCGCCCCTCGTGACCCCGATGTCGACCTCGACCTCACCGCACTCCAGTCCGTGTATGAGAACCATCCGGACGTCGTCGCGACCGAGAGGGTTTCACGACGGTCTGGCTTTCGACGGTACGAAGAAGCCGTCCTCGCCGTCGGTGTCACCCATATCGGCTGCGTCACCTCGCTTGCTCGGCAAGCACGCCAGCTGTCGGACTATCCGATTGGGGATCTCGCCTGCTTCAACGTGGACTTCTCACGAGAGTTCCGGTACTGTCTGGAGACCAGGACTGATCCGACCCCGGCGAGTGAACTGTCGACGCTCCGGCTCGGCGTCCCGGTGACCGAAACGAGCAACGATGTGTACGGTGAGCTGTCCGTCGGCGGAGACACCGTCGCTGGCTCACCCAGGGAGCTTGTAGCCGCCGTCCAGGCAGCCCTCGAGACACACGATCCGGACATTTTGGTCTGCTCGACGAGTGAGATCATCCCAACCCTCTACGAGATGGCGACCGAGGCCGGCGTCGACGATTTCACGCTGAGTCGGTGGCCAGATGTGGACTATCAACAGCTGGCGAGTCGGTCGACGTACTCAAGCTACGGTCGCGTCGGTCACTCCCCGGCACGATACAACGTGCCCGGACGGGCCATCATCGACGAGTCGAACACGTTCTTCTACGGGGAGACGAACCTCGATGGCGTCCTCGACCTCGTGTCGCGCTCGAAGAAACCGGTTCAGGAACTTGCGTGGACGTCGATCGGGAACGTCCTTACGGCGATTCAGATCTGTGAGGCCCACAATCGCGGTGTCCTCGTTCCGTGGAACTCCTGGCGTCACGAGTTCTACAAGCCGATGGGAACGCTCCACGATGCCGACCGTGGTGGCTTCATCTTCGCACCCGAGGTCGGCCTCCACGAGAACGTCCACGAACTCGATTTCTCGAGCCTGTATCCGAACATTATCTGTACCCGGAACGTCTCACCAGATGTCATCCGCTGTGACTGCCACAGCGACCGCAACGATGTCCCTGAACTCGGATACTCAATCTGCGACGAGCAGGGCTACCTCGTCGACGTGCTACAGCCGATCATCGACGCTCGCGACGAGATCAAGGCGGCAATCCGGCGCGAGACGAATCGGGACTACCCTGACGAGGACCGACTGGCAGAGCTCGAGGGGCGGTCGGGAGCGCTGAAGTGGATCCTTGTCGCCTGCTTCGGCTATCAGGGGTTCAGCAACGCGAAGTTCGGCCGCATCGAGTGCCACGAGGCAATCAACGCATTCGCTCGCGAGATACTGCTGACGGCGAAACAGCGGCTGGAAGCCGGCGGCTGGCGCGTCGTCCACGGTATCGTCGACTCCATTTGGGTGACCCCAGACCCCGACGTTGACGACAAAGATCGTGAGGACCTCGAGGCACTCGCAACGGAAATCACCGAGCGCGTCGAGATTCGGCTCGAACACGAAGCCCATTACGAATGGGTGGCGTTCGTCCCGCAGCGCGAGAGCGACGCCGGTGCGTTGACGAAATATTTCGGGAAGGTCGCCAACGAAGACGAGTTCAAAATCAGAGGCATCGAAGCCCGGCAGCGGTCGACCTCGCCGTTCATTGAGGACATCCAGCGGGACTGTCTCGAACGGTTCGACGCGACTCGATCTCCGGACGCCGTACTCGCCTGTCTCCAAGACGCCATCAAGCGCCTCCACGCTGGAACGGTGCCGGTCGAGCAGCTCGTCGAACGGAATCGTGTCTCCAAGCCGCTGGAGGGGTACACACAGAACACCCAGAACGTGGCGGCGCTGAAGCGGGCTCGGGAGCAGGAGCTGGCTGTTCACCCAGGACAGGACATCGAGTACGTAGTCGTCAACGACGAGAAGACCTCGCGAGAGCGGGTCGCGTTGGCTCATGAGGAGATCGAGTCGTACGATGCGTCGTATTACGAGACGCAACTCGTCAGAGCTGTCGAGAGTGTGCTGTCGCCAATGGGATGGAATCGGTCAAAAATTCGCCGAGAACTTGCGGAGACACGGGTACCGGAGTTGACAGCGTTCGCGAATACGGAGAGAGATTAA
- a CDS encoding DUF7521 family protein, producing MLDIPLQIDLETLRTIRQMSEVVPMILGLAISYLAYTAYRQNQSRPMLYIAIGFMLVLFVQAPLALVFSYVLELPTPVLNSLLQIPEFAGLGLILYGLWVPRRD from the coding sequence ATGCTTGATATACCACTCCAGATCGACCTCGAAACGCTACGCACGATTCGACAGATGAGCGAGGTGGTTCCGATGATCCTCGGATTGGCCATTAGTTACCTCGCCTACACAGCATACCGCCAAAACCAGAGCCGTCCGATGTTGTACATCGCGATTGGATTCATGCTAGTGTTGTTCGTTCAGGCCCCGCTGGCCCTAGTTTTCAGTTACGTCTTGGAACTTCCCACCCCGGTCCTCAATAGCCTCCTCCAAATCCCCGAGTTCGCCGGTCTGGGGCTGATCCTCTACGGGCTGTGGGTGCCACGGCGGGACTGA
- a CDS encoding Cdc6/Cdc18 family protein, whose amino-acid sequence MIRDARVLRAGFVPREVEHRDAEVNHLSSVLEPITNGEPADTAIVTGPSGTGKTCISQFVTERLREEVLGVEATYVNCWRNYTRFRALYQILDDLGETIDIHRQSTPHDELVDRLQQYDGPRSVIILDEVDQLEDPRLIYDLHSLPQFAIVCIANKEEELFSRVGDRLVSRLRASEHVRMDKYHDEQLYDILRARVKWGLDEDVVTDDQLYRIADAAAGDARLAIGILRTAASKADRENSERITNNLLLDAAEDARAQIKQKSLDSLTPHQRVVYDIVRDHGPIGPSEIHERYAEAVDDPRTKRTVRTYLSKMVQYNLLEAEGTSRDREYSLMDSAATSPMQ is encoded by the coding sequence ATGATCCGCGATGCCCGTGTCCTCCGTGCTGGTTTCGTCCCTCGGGAGGTCGAGCATCGCGACGCCGAAGTCAATCATCTCTCTAGCGTTCTCGAACCAATCACAAACGGCGAACCCGCCGACACTGCCATCGTCACCGGGCCCAGCGGGACGGGCAAGACATGTATCTCACAATTCGTCACCGAACGACTTCGGGAAGAGGTACTGGGCGTCGAAGCAACCTACGTCAACTGCTGGCGCAACTACACCCGGTTTCGAGCGCTCTATCAGATCCTCGATGATCTCGGTGAGACGATCGATATCCATCGGCAATCGACTCCCCACGATGAGCTTGTCGACCGTCTCCAACAGTACGATGGGCCTCGCTCGGTGATTATCCTCGACGAGGTCGATCAACTCGAAGATCCAAGGCTCATCTACGACCTCCACAGCTTGCCACAGTTCGCGATTGTCTGTATCGCGAACAAGGAAGAAGAGTTGTTCAGTCGTGTCGGCGACCGGCTCGTGAGCCGCCTCCGGGCCAGTGAACACGTTCGGATGGACAAATACCACGACGAGCAACTCTACGATATTCTGCGTGCCCGCGTAAAGTGGGGTCTCGACGAGGACGTCGTCACCGACGACCAACTCTATCGGATCGCCGACGCAGCCGCCGGTGATGCCAGACTAGCAATCGGTATCCTCCGGACGGCTGCCAGCAAGGCTGATCGCGAAAATTCCGAGCGAATTACCAACAATCTCCTCCTCGATGCGGCCGAGGACGCTCGAGCACAAATCAAGCAAAAGAGTCTCGATTCGCTCACTCCACACCAGCGAGTCGTCTACGATATCGTGCGTGACCATGGTCCGATCGGACCGAGCGAGATCCACGAGCGGTATGCCGAGGCAGTCGACGATCCACGGACGAAACGGACCGTCCGAACGTACCTCTCGAAGATGGTCCAGTACAACCTCCTCGAAGCAGAGGGGACAAGTCGAGATCGAGAATACTCGCTCATGGATTCGGCCGCTACCTCGCCGATGCAGTGA
- a CDS encoding helix-turn-helix domain-containing protein, which produces MDATAAKIVLAVQRGDSINRVASKIDISYSWVYDWIERLEDAEIVAITDSGLQIVDHEMRQQYAEMIAALYSRDTISQEDAYVIPHFGGMEFAYTEIDAAYVWTHGGYQIARGHDDYPVFIEVHDRDIERWISFFQQFGVDTTINERPDASDVDGNVHYVLFPKTDGIDAEWVDGNPVIPLDTAVDQMMENRPAYEPALEIIANEYDRDVDASHHSAMSGD; this is translated from the coding sequence ATGGACGCCACGGCCGCAAAGATTGTTTTGGCAGTTCAGCGTGGCGATTCTATCAATCGTGTCGCGAGTAAGATTGACATCTCGTACTCGTGGGTGTACGACTGGATCGAGCGGTTAGAAGACGCTGAAATTGTCGCCATTACCGATAGTGGACTCCAGATCGTCGACCACGAAATGCGTCAGCAGTACGCCGAGATGATTGCCGCGTTGTACAGCCGCGACACCATCTCCCAGGAGGACGCGTACGTCATCCCGCACTTCGGCGGCATGGAGTTCGCGTACACAGAGATCGACGCTGCGTACGTCTGGACGCACGGGGGCTACCAGATCGCTCGCGGTCACGACGACTACCCGGTGTTCATCGAAGTCCACGACCGTGACATCGAACGGTGGATTTCGTTCTTCCAGCAGTTCGGTGTCGACACGACGATCAACGAGCGCCCGGACGCCAGCGATGTCGACGGGAACGTCCACTACGTGTTGTTTCCGAAGACCGACGGTATCGACGCCGAGTGGGTCGACGGCAACCCCGTAATTCCGTTGGATACCGCCGTCGACCAGATGATGGAGAACCGTCCGGCATACGAGCCCGCCTTGGAGATCATCGCTAACGAGTACGACAGGGACGTCGACGCGTCGCACCACAGCGCGATGAGCGGGGACTAA
- a CDS encoding CPBP family intramembrane glutamic endopeptidase — MSVIARQASAVPDRMAVWAVLSTFGLAVTGGVAAFGGILVTSLLASTLGIAGTDAYAVVARSGTQVGFAVVAVVFLMIAGDRVRYVKLRWPTLEDLGWIAVLPFVLFAVSAGLTLVLPAIGISTPSASHGAEGTKALLIDRPILWVVVIPGLYVFAAPVEELLYRGIVQGRLRPHLGTVGIVLVSAVAFGLMHTIVFALSPPEHFVYSILSISGAGAVWAVVYERTENLAVTAVNHAMSWTVPFGALIPFV; from the coding sequence ATGAGCGTCATCGCCAGGCAGGCGTCCGCGGTTCCCGACCGGATGGCGGTGTGGGCGGTCCTCTCGACGTTCGGACTGGCCGTCACAGGCGGCGTCGCGGCCTTCGGCGGTATCCTCGTGACCTCTCTCCTCGCGTCAACCCTCGGTATCGCAGGGACGGATGCATACGCGGTCGTCGCCAGATCCGGCACACAGGTCGGGTTCGCCGTGGTTGCCGTCGTCTTCTTGATGATCGCTGGCGACCGGGTGCGGTATGTGAAACTGCGGTGGCCGACTCTCGAGGACCTCGGCTGGATAGCGGTGCTGCCGTTCGTACTCTTTGCCGTTAGTGCCGGGTTGACACTCGTGCTTCCGGCTATCGGGATCTCGACGCCCTCCGCGTCACATGGCGCTGAGGGGACGAAAGCGCTACTCATAGACCGGCCGATCCTCTGGGTGGTAGTGATACCCGGTCTGTACGTGTTCGCGGCGCCAGTCGAGGAACTGCTCTATCGCGGGATCGTCCAGGGACGGCTCCGGCCCCATTTGGGGACCGTCGGTATCGTTCTTGTCAGTGCCGTCGCGTTCGGACTGATGCACACAATCGTATTCGCGCTCTCGCCGCCCGAACACTTCGTGTACTCGATCCTCTCCATCAGTGGCGCTGGCGCCGTCTGGGCGGTCGTCTACGAGCGAACGGAGAACCTCGCCGTGACCGCGGTCAACCACGCGATGTCCTGGACAGTCCCGTTCGGGGCGTTGATCCCGTTCGTGTGA
- a CDS encoding glycosyltransferase translates to MSTRIPTSVLLPTVSWTEACDDVAAQLGPEDELLIIHDTKDDPIAGRAQFPENVQLVTAGDPTGCSGKANAIAAGMEAASHDRIVWTDDDFHHPPDWLDRLQQDYAEHGPTTELPEFAGQDPLAVLLEPIYALGGTLGTYVGDHAWGGAVIFDRDDLDEAEFRSELRQTVSDDGLLGEHTDVTSVRRVRTVPIGGSLRQTLERHVRFNQIFTTHDPTAAKLSFGMLVAGLVGCIVFPPLALALTGLTVGICAMFGVRRLSLLLTVPALAIAMPLGLYAIVRDTFVWGGRRYRWHSKFDVEVLTE, encoded by the coding sequence ATGTCTACACGCATACCGACAAGCGTACTCCTCCCGACGGTGTCTTGGACCGAAGCCTGCGACGACGTCGCCGCACAGTTGGGTCCCGAGGACGAACTCCTCATCATCCACGATACAAAGGACGATCCGATCGCGGGACGAGCACAGTTCCCGGAGAACGTCCAGTTGGTCACTGCTGGTGACCCCACTGGGTGCTCCGGCAAAGCGAACGCCATCGCTGCTGGGATGGAAGCCGCTAGCCACGACCGCATCGTCTGGACCGACGACGACTTTCACCATCCACCAGATTGGCTCGACCGACTCCAGCAGGATTACGCCGAACACGGCCCGACAACGGAGCTACCGGAGTTTGCCGGCCAGGATCCGCTTGCGGTTCTACTGGAACCGATCTACGCGCTCGGCGGCACGCTCGGGACGTACGTCGGCGACCACGCATGGGGTGGAGCTGTCATCTTCGACAGAGATGATCTTGACGAAGCCGAATTCCGCTCGGAGCTCCGCCAGACCGTCAGCGACGATGGCCTCCTCGGGGAGCACACCGATGTTACGTCGGTACGACGCGTTAGGACGGTACCGATCGGCGGCAGTCTCCGTCAGACACTTGAACGTCACGTCCGGTTCAATCAGATCTTCACAACTCACGACCCTACGGCGGCGAAACTCTCGTTCGGGATGCTCGTGGCTGGCCTCGTCGGGTGTATCGTCTTCCCACCGCTCGCGCTGGCACTGACTGGACTGACAGTCGGTATCTGTGCTATGTTCGGGGTTCGTCGGCTTTCGCTTCTCCTGACGGTCCCGGCGCTTGCGATAGCCATGCCGCTCGGACTGTACGCCATTGTGCGAGACACGTTTGTCTGGGGAGGGCGACGGTACCGCTGGCACTCGAAGTTCGATGTTGAGGTGCTGACCGAATAG
- a CDS encoding ArsR/SmtB family transcription factor: MSEVQDPEALADLLGDECARTILIEAKKEPCSAAELSDCAGVSEPTVYRRLERLREYDLVTEDIQPVTDGKNYKLYRTELDGIELDLSEDGFEITISRRERMADRFTQFVEGT; this comes from the coding sequence GTGTCCGAGGTGCAGGATCCTGAAGCACTCGCAGACCTGCTCGGTGACGAGTGTGCGCGCACGATTCTCATCGAGGCGAAAAAAGAGCCTTGCTCGGCGGCAGAGCTCAGTGACTGCGCCGGGGTATCGGAGCCGACGGTCTACCGCCGACTCGAACGACTCCGCGAGTATGATCTTGTCACCGAGGATATCCAGCCAGTCACCGATGGGAAGAATTACAAACTCTATCGGACAGAACTCGACGGCATCGAACTTGATCTCAGCGAAGACGGCTTCGAGATTACGATTTCACGTCGGGAACGGATGGCCGACCGTTTCACACAGTTCGTAGAGGGTACCTGA